From the Fimbriimonadaceae bacterium genome, the window GGCGAATCATGCGGTAGGCATCCACTTGCGTCATCGGTTTGTCGGAGAGCTGCCCCGTCCGGCCGTGCATTGTGCGAAAGAGCGGGCTGGTGCCCTCGGTCAACTGGGCCGTCTTGAGGTAGGCATGAAGGTACTCATCAAGATTGTGATGGCAGGGCATTGCATGGAGCTTGCCGCCTTTTTCATGCAGTCGCACCCAGGTCCGACGACCTTGGATATAGACATCCTCCACCTGCATCGACAGGGCTGCGCCAATCCGTGCAAACGTATAGACCATCAATCCAATCAAGGCCCGGTCGCGTAATCCAACGATTGTGCTCACGTCAATGGCCTCGATCAGCATTCGGGCTTCGTCGGCCATGAGCACCGGCGTCTTGCCTTTCTTCGTCGAGTACTTGGGCCCCCGCACGGAGCTCGCCGGATTGGAGGGGAGCACCTGACCGACCACCAACCAATCGAACAGCATGCGAATGGCCGCCAGATGTTGCTTGATC encodes:
- a CDS encoding tyrosine-type recombinase/integrase translates to MQLVIPGTRKLPALFTPTPNATKRFVEFFTANIRNPNTRKAYTWAVAEFAAWCERHGLLSLPAIEPVHVATYIETLQDRLSAPSIKQHLAAIRMLFDWLVVGQVLPSNPASSVRGPKYSTKKGKTPVLMADEARMLIEAIDVSTIVGLRDRALIGLMVYTFARIGAALSMQVEDVYIQGRRTWVRLHEKGGKLHAMPCHHNLDEYLHAYLKTAQLTEGTSPLFRTMHGRTGQLSDKPMTQVDAYRMIRRRATEVGIRTKIGNHSFRATGITEYLRNGGKLEIAQQMANHESARTTGLYDRRTDQVSLDEVERIVI